The following are from one region of the Carassius auratus strain Wakin chromosome 13, ASM336829v1, whole genome shotgun sequence genome:
- the LOC113112892 gene encoding monoacylglycerol lipase ABHD12-like: MKKRINKSERKFLSAGRLQQSGQKPKDLNVHARSQWRWTNMFLLSLCIFSASIPFLLHIFSASIDLSRPSDIGLNHTINMYLTPEQGVRVGVWHTVPEHRWKEAQGKDLDWYEKALGDGSPIFIYLHGNGGNRSALHRIGIANVLSAVGYHVLVMDYRGFGDSTGEPTEAGLCTDVLYLYHWVKARSGNSLVCVWGHSLGSGVASTTAVKLLEQGKEFNGIILEGAFLNARMETNKLTEHPFTWFYRKFPYIQYLLFNPLKNKDLNLPTDENLQKIRTPLMILHAEDDHLVPFTSAQEIYRIAKKAQNSDERVKLVRFDGSLGYLHNGLYKDPGLPNIIREFVQSLMI; encoded by the exons ATGAAGAAAAGAATCAATAAATCTGAAAGGAAATTTCTGTCTGCAGGAAGATTGCAACAATCTGGTCAGAAACCTAAGGATTTAAACGTGCATGCAAG ATCGCAGTGGCGATGGACTAACATGTTCCTACTTTCTCTCTGCATCTTCTCTGCATCAATACCATTTCTTCTGCATATCTTCTCTG CCTCTATTGACCTCAGCCGACCATCAGATATAGGGCTCAATCACACTATAAACATGTACCTCACACCTGAGCAGGGGGTGAGGGTGGGCGTGTG GCACACTGTACCCGAACATAGATGGAAGGAGGCGCAGGGGAAGGATCTGGACTGGTATGAGAAAGCTCTGGGGGACGGATCGCCCATTTTCATCTACCTCCATGGCAATGGGGGCAACAG ATCTGCACTGCATCGAATTGGAATTGCAAAT GTCTTGAGTGCTGTTGGATATCATGTTTTGGTGATGGACTACAGAG GTTTTGGGGACTCCACTGGTGAGCCTACAGAGGCCGGTCTGTGTACTGACGTCTTATATTTGTACCACTGGGTTAAGGCACGCAGTGGAAACAgcctggtgtgtgtgtggggtcacTCGCTTGGTAGTGG CGTTGCATCTACCACTGCAGTTAAATTACTAGAACAAG GAAAAGAGTTTAATGGAATAATTCTTGAGGGTGCATTCCTAAATGCAAGGATGGAAACAAATAAACTTACTGAACACCCTTTTACCTGG TTTTATAGGAAGTTCCCATATATTCAGTACCTCTTGTTCAATCCACTGAAAAACAAAGATTTGAACCTTCCAACTGATGAGAA ttTGCAAAAAATTCGAACTCCCCTCATGATTCTCCATGCTGAAGATGACCATCTAGTGCCCTTCACCTCAGCTCAGGAG ATCTACAGAATTGCAAAAAAGGCCCAAAACTCAGATGAGCGTGTTAAGCTAGTACGATTTGATGGATCGCTTGGATACCTTCATAATGGGCTGTATAAAGACCCTGGTTTGCCAAATATTATAAG GGAGTTTGTGCAGTCACTGATGAtatga
- the LOC113112890 gene encoding transmembrane 9 superfamily member 3-like has translation MGLCWWTVEAVVLTAVFSSLLLVGADEHDHKYTDKEEVVLWMNTVGPYHNRQETYKYFSLPFCVGTKKTISHYHETLGEALQGVELEFSGLDIKYKEEVMQTNYCDIELDKPKRDAFVYAIKNHYWYQMYIDDLPIWGIVGEADENGEDYYLWTYKKLEIGQNGNRIVDVNLTSEGKVKLVPNTRIPMSYSVKWKKSDVKFEDRFDKYLDPSFFQHRIHWFSIFNSFMMVIFLVGLVSMILMRTLRKDYARYSKEEEMDDMDRDLGDEYGWKQVHGDVFRPSSHPLMFSSLIGSGCQIFSVSLIVIIVAMIEDLYTERGSMLSTAIFVYAATSPVNGYFGGSLYAKQGGRRWIKQMFIGAFLIPAMVCGTAFFINFIAIYYHASRAIPFGTMVAVCCICFFVILPLNLVGTILGRNLSGQPNFPCRVNAVPRPIPEKKWFMEPAVIVCLGGILPFGSIFIEMYFIFTSFWAYKIYYVYGFMMLVLVILCIVTVCVTIVCTYFLLNAEDYRWQWTSFLSAASTAVYVYMYSFYYYFFKTKMYGLFQTSFYFGYMAVFSTALGIMCGAVGYMGTSAFVRKIYTNVKID, from the exons ATGGGGCTCTGCTGGTGGACGGTTGAAGCGGTTGTCTTGACGGCTGTTTTTAGTTCATTGCTGCTAGTTGGAGCAGATGAACACGACCACAAG TACACCGATAAAGAGGAGGTGGTTCTATGGATGAATACAGTGGGCCCTTATCACAACCGACAGGAGACCTATAAGTACTTCTCCCTACCGTTTTGTGTGGGCACCAAGAAAACTATTAGTCACTATCACGAGACGTTAGGAGAGGCGCTGCAGGGGGTTGAATTGGAGTTCAGCGGTCTGGACATCAAGTACAAAG AGGAGGTGATGCAGACAAACTACTGTGACATTGAACTTGACAAACCTAAAAGAGATGCATTTGTCTATGCCATCAAGAACCACTACTGGTACCAAATGTACATAGATGACCTTCCTATCTGGG GGATTGTTGGTGAAGCTGACGAAAATGGTGAGGACTATTATCTCTGGACTTACAAAAAGCTGGAGATTGGACAGAATGGGAATAGAATTGTGGATGTTAACCTGACCAGCGAGGGGAAGGTCAAGCTTGTGCCAAACACAAGAATTCCCATGTCATACTCC GTGAAGTGGAAGAAATCTGATGTGAAATTTGAGGATAGATTTGACAAGTACCTTGATCCATCCTTCTTTCAACACAGA ATTCACTGGTTCTCAATATTCAACTCTTTCATGATGGTGATTTTCTTGGTTGGCCTTGTTTCAATGATTCTGATGAGGACATTAAGGAAAGACTACGCCAGATACAGCAAAGAAGAGGAAATGGATGACATG GATCGTGATCTTGGTGATGAATATGGATGGAAGCAGGTTCATGGTGATGTGTTCAGGCCGTCCAGCCATCCGCTGATGTTCTCCTCCCTCATTGGCTCTGGCTGTCAGATCTTCTCTGTTTCCCTCATAGTCATAATTGTGGCTATGATTGAGGACTTGTACACAGA GAGAGGGTCCATGCTGAGTACAGCCATATTTGTTTATGCTGCCACATCTCCAGTCAATGGCTACTTTGGTGGAAGTCTATATGCAAAACAAGGAG GGAGGAGATGGATAAAACAGATGTTCATAGGAGCTTTTCTGATTCCTGCCATGGTGTGTGGCACAGCATTCTTCATCAACTTCATTGCTATCTACTACCATGCCTCCAGAGCCATCCCATTTGGCACCATG GTTGCAGTGTGCTGcatctgtttctttgtaattctaCCTCTGAACCTGGTGGGGACAATTCTGGGGAGGAACCTTTCCGGCCAGCCAAACTTTCCTTGTAGAGTCAATGCTGTACCCAGACCTATCCCAGAGAAGAAATG GTTTATGGAGCCGGCAGTTATTGTGTGTCTAGGTGGCATCCTTCCATTTGGGTCAATATTCATTGAGAT GTACTTCATCTTTACATCTTTCTGGGCCTACAAGATTTACTATGTGTATGGATTTATGATGCTGGTGCTGGTGATCCTGTGCATTGTTACAGTCTGTGTGACCATCGTCTGTACCTACTTCCTTCTCAATGCAGAAGACTACAGATG gcagtgGACAAGTTTTCTCTCTGCAGCATCAACAGCCGTTTATGTTTACATGTACTCCTTCTACTACTATTTCTTCAAAACAAA GATGTATGGCTTATTTCAGACATCATTCTATTTTGGGTACATGGCTGTGTTCAGTACTGCACTGGGAATCATGTGTG GAGCGGTGGGTTACATGGGAACAAGTGCCTTTGTGAGGAAGATCTACACAAATGTGAAAATCGACTAG